In a genomic window of Oreochromis aureus strain Israel breed Guangdong linkage group 13, ZZ_aureus, whole genome shotgun sequence:
- the tbxtb gene encoding T-box transcription factor T has translation MATGAGECPSKAVQYRVDHLLSAVESELQAGSEKGDPTERELKVSLDESELWQKFKNLTNEMIVTKNGRRMFPVLKVSVSGLDPNAMYSFLLDFASADNHRWKYVNGEWVPGGKPEPQTPSCVYIHPDSPNFGAHWMKAPVSFSKVKLTNKLNGGGQIMLNSLHKYEPRIHIVRVGGPRRMITSHSFPETQFIAVTAYQNEEITALKIKYNPFAKAFLDAKERTDNKDIREDASENQQSGYSQLGSWFIPGTAPLCPSASPHSQFGSPISLSPSHGCERYSTLRNHRSAPYSSPYTHRTNSPTSFSDNSSTCLSMLSSHDNWSSLQMPTYSSMIPMAHNSTSGTSSSQYTSLWSVSNSPLTPVSQNGGINNCLSSQFLRGSSSHYPTLSHSVAVPSSGSPMYDNSTATEVHDTAQYDLSPHGRLPSAWTPVTPPSL, from the exons ATGGCGACAGGCGCTGGCGAGTGTCCGAGCAAGGCCGTTCAGTACCGGGTAGATCACCTCCTCAGTGCGGTGGAGAGTGAGCTACAGGCCGGGAGCGAGAAGGGTGACCCTACGGAGAGGGAACTGAAAGTGTCCTTGGATGAGAGCGAGCTGTGGCAAAAGTTTAAAAACCTCACAAATGAAATGATAGTTACAAAGAATGGCAG gcgCATGTTTCCGGTGCTTAAAGTGAGCGTGTCTGGACTGGACCCGAACGCCATGTATTCCTTTTTGCTGGATTTCGCGTCTGCAGACAACCACAGGTGGAAATACGTCAACGGAGAGTGGGTGCCTGGTGGCAAACCCGAACCTCAAACTCCCAGCTGTGTGTACATCCACCCAGACTCCCCAAACTTCGGCGCGCACTGGATGAAGGCTCCCGTCTCGTTTAGTAAAGTCAAACTCACAAATAAGCTCAACGGAGGAGGTCAG ATCATGTTAAATTCTTTGCACAAGTATGAGCCCCGCATTCATATAGTTCGGGTTGGAGGCCCACGGAGGATGATCACCAGCCACTCTTTCCCAGAGACACAGTTTATTGCAGTAACGGCGTACCAAAATGAAGAG ATAACTGCCCTGAAAATAAAGTACAACCCTTTTGCCAAGGCCTTTCTAGATGCAAAGGAGAG GACTGATAATAAAGACATACGAGAAGATGCCAGTGAAAACCAACAATCTGGTTACTCTCAGT TGGGTAGCTGGTTTATTCCAGGGACAGCTCCTCTCTGCCCTTCAGCCAGTCCTCACAGCCAGTTTGGGAGTCCAATCTCCCTCTCGCCATCCCATGGTTGCGAGCGCTACTCCACTCTGAGGAACCACCGCTCTGCCCCTTACTCTAGCCCGTATACCCATCGGACCAACTCGCCCA CCAGTTTCTCAGACAACTCTTCAACCTGTCTGTCGATGCTTTCAAGCCATGATAACTGGTCCAGTCTTCAAATGCCAACATACTCGAGCATGATTCCCATGGCCCATAACTCCACCTCTGGTACCAGTTCTAG TCAGTACACCAGCCTGTGGTCTGTGAGCAACTCGCCACTCACTCCGGTGTCCCAGAATGGGGGGATAAACAACTGTCTGAGCTCCCAGTTTCTCCGAGGGTCCAGCAGCCACTACCCCACCCTGTCTCATTCAGTTGCAGTGCCCTCCTCTGGCTCTCCCATGTACGACAACAGCACGGCCACAGAAGTGCATGACACGGCTCAGTACGACCTCTCGCCACATGGCCGACTGCCATCCGCCTGGACCCCAGTTACACCTCCGTCCCTTTGA